A portion of the uncultured Draconibacterium sp. genome contains these proteins:
- a CDS encoding O-methyltransferase, with the protein MDRQKALHQYILDHIDEEDPVLTELDRDTNLKVLGARMISGHLQGQVLTMLAKMIAPKTILELGTFTGYSAICLAKGLPEDGKLITIEIDDELEMFAARYFEKAGVAHLIEQKIGAATEIIPLLDQSFDLVFMDADKREYVAYYQLLIDKIKPGGYLVADNTLWSGKVLDKPRHDDAQTIGILEFNKMLKNDDRVEKVILPLRDGMTIIRKKITCE; encoded by the coding sequence ATGGATAGGCAAAAGGCATTGCATCAATATATTTTAGATCATATCGATGAGGAAGATCCGGTATTAACGGAGTTGGATAGAGATACCAACCTGAAAGTGCTGGGCGCACGAATGATTTCGGGGCATTTGCAGGGACAGGTGCTTACGATGCTGGCAAAAATGATTGCCCCTAAAACCATTCTTGAGCTGGGAACATTTACAGGTTATTCGGCTATTTGCCTGGCCAAAGGTTTGCCCGAAGATGGTAAGCTAATCACCATTGAGATTGATGATGAGTTGGAGATGTTTGCTGCCAGGTATTTCGAAAAAGCGGGTGTGGCGCATTTAATCGAGCAAAAAATTGGAGCGGCAACTGAAATCATTCCTTTGCTTGACCAATCGTTTGACCTGGTGTTTATGGATGCCGATAAACGTGAATATGTGGCGTACTATCAACTGCTGATCGATAAAATAAAACCCGGAGGATACCTGGTTGCCGACAATACGCTGTGGAGTGGCAAAGTGCTCGATAAACCCCGCCACGACGACGCACAGACAATAGGTATTCTTGAATTTAATAAGATGCTTAAAAACGACGATCGTGTTGAAAAAGTCATTCTTCCACTTCGCGACGGCATGACAATTATCAGAAAGAAAATTACTTGTGAATAA
- a CDS encoding pitrilysin family protein yields MSLQSNTFYTFARLVLKTMVDTDYLTHTLNNGIRIIHQQTDSSVGHLGVLINTGSRDEKEDEHGLAHFIEHSVFKGTNKRKSFHVLSRIEGVGGELNAYTTKEETVLYATFLSEHYERTAELLSDILFNSTYPEKELNREKEVVVEEINSYNDTPSELIFDEFEEQVFDGHPIARNILGTKEKLRTFNRDKIFNFIANNYHTDQMVISSVGNIDFSTLLKMLEKYFGAVEQRLRQSGREQFLNYVPQSKTVIKDTFQSHCLIGNVAFDFKNPKRIAMVLLNNVLGGHALNSRLNLAMRERRGMAYNVESSYTAYSDTGLFNVYFGTDKENLNKAVALVHKEFDLLRDKKMGAVQLSRAKKQLIGQIAISTESREDLMLTIGKSYMLFDKVDPLRVIFKKIEAITAEDIQEVANMVLDKNQMSTLIYK; encoded by the coding sequence ATGAGTCTGCAATCCAATACTTTTTATACTTTTGCACGATTAGTTTTAAAGACAATGGTTGATACTGATTATCTGACACATACATTAAATAACGGCATTCGAATTATTCATCAGCAAACCGATTCGTCGGTGGGGCATCTGGGGGTCTTAATAAACACCGGGTCGCGCGACGAAAAGGAGGATGAACATGGGCTGGCTCACTTTATCGAGCACTCGGTTTTTAAAGGCACAAATAAGCGCAAATCGTTTCATGTGTTAAGCCGCATCGAGGGAGTTGGCGGAGAGCTAAATGCCTACACCACAAAAGAAGAAACCGTGTTGTATGCCACTTTTTTAAGCGAGCATTACGAGCGCACAGCCGAGTTGCTGAGCGATATTCTTTTTAACAGCACTTATCCTGAAAAGGAACTCAACCGCGAAAAGGAGGTGGTTGTTGAAGAAATAAATTCGTATAACGATACGCCGTCCGAGCTGATTTTTGATGAATTTGAAGAGCAGGTTTTCGATGGTCATCCCATAGCCCGGAACATACTGGGCACAAAAGAAAAGCTGCGCACCTTTAATCGCGACAAGATTTTCAATTTTATCGCCAATAATTACCACACCGACCAAATGGTGATCAGCTCGGTGGGAAACATTGATTTTTCGACTCTGCTGAAAATGCTGGAGAAGTATTTTGGTGCGGTGGAACAACGTTTGCGCCAATCGGGACGAGAGCAATTTCTAAACTACGTGCCACAATCAAAAACGGTTATTAAAGATACTTTTCAGTCGCACTGTTTGATTGGAAATGTGGCGTTCGATTTTAAAAATCCAAAGCGTATTGCCATGGTACTGCTCAATAATGTGCTGGGCGGGCATGCACTTAATTCGCGGTTAAACCTGGCCATGCGCGAACGTCGTGGTATGGCTTACAACGTCGAGTCATCGTACACGGCATATTCTGATACCGGTTTGTTTAACGTGTATTTTGGCACGGATAAAGAAAACCTGAATAAGGCTGTGGCGCTCGTGCATAAAGAGTTTGACTTGTTGCGTGATAAGAAAATGGGCGCCGTTCAGTTAAGTCGGGCAAAAAAGCAGCTAATCGGGCAGATTGCCATTTCAACCGAAAGCCGCGAAGATTTGATGCTCACCATCGGGAAAAGTTACATGCTGTTTGATAAGGTGGACCCTTTGCGTGTCATCTTCAAAAAAATTGAAGCGATTACGGCCGAAGATATTCAGGAGGTGGCAAATATGGTGCTGGACAAAAACCAGATGAGTACCTTGATTTATAAATAG
- the istB gene encoding IS21-like element helper ATPase IstB, with protein sequence MNNNQTVEKLRQMRIGAMAELHLQHVKNNGLQELTPDEYLALLTDHEWESRQNQKIERLLKQAAFRQKASIEEVRFDPSRNLDRNMFNRLATLDFIKRKENLIITGASGVGKSYLAQALGHQACFNGLKTLYSNTARLFARMKLAKTDGTYLKELSKLQKTNLLILDDFGLQALDNHSREALMDIIDDRYNKTSTIVVSQIPVSVWYDIIGEGTIADAILDRIVNSSHRIDLKGESLRKGILKSEN encoded by the coding sequence ATGAACAACAATCAGACAGTTGAAAAACTAAGGCAGATGCGCATTGGCGCAATGGCCGAACTGCATTTACAGCATGTAAAGAACAACGGCTTACAAGAGCTTACACCGGATGAGTACCTGGCACTGCTTACAGACCATGAATGGGAAAGCAGGCAGAATCAGAAAATCGAACGGCTGTTGAAACAAGCTGCTTTCCGTCAAAAAGCAAGTATTGAAGAAGTGCGCTTTGACCCATCGCGTAACCTCGACCGCAACATGTTTAACCGCCTGGCAACGCTTGATTTTATCAAACGTAAAGAAAACCTGATCATCACCGGGGCTTCGGGCGTTGGCAAAAGTTACCTGGCACAGGCATTGGGGCACCAGGCTTGTTTTAACGGGCTAAAAACTTTGTATTCGAACACAGCACGTTTGTTTGCCCGGATGAAACTGGCTAAAACCGATGGTACTTACCTGAAAGAACTCAGCAAGTTGCAAAAAACAAATCTGCTGATTTTAGATGATTTTGGCCTGCAGGCACTGGACAATCACAGCCGTGAGGCCTTGATGGACATTATCGATGACAGGTACAATAAAACATCTACAATTGTTGTCTCGCAAATACCGGTTTCGGTATGGTATGATATTATCGGTGAAGGCACTATTGCCGATGCTATCCTCGACCGGATTGTTAACTCTTCGCACCGCATTGACCTGAAAGGTGAATCGTTGAGAAAAGGAATTTTAAAAAGTGAAAATTAA
- a CDS encoding tetratricopeptide repeat protein, with amino-acid sequence MTKGKFILVFVLIAIILISCFILFLLLTNRIHYLTSLNWKALWASLNKLHKWLIPSTFTAMVLFSLFTTFLYNKIFPSKDKEILKTVSRMELSMEDYQKSSIDPRDIQQYIKELLTEFSIKNWKNEPYLKIDEWYNSKRINIVERELLKNQISVLDEHFKMLDNKANENSDVEKYLESLKKNIENGDAEKIKENYFAQKKRYKENTILILKQSISAARVLFAYDEAIELNIELLNLEPSAYNYMHLAWLLRKLDFLERSASNYKKSLDLYEDMAKKDSYKFLPLVANVLGNLASVQSDLNLFDEATKCYKRSLKLYRQIIERGQDDYVGFFSQTLSNYAAYQMRRNQYEGVLENLNEALIIQEKLAERGPAKDKKPIVETLNKLAMYYESIKDYSQAVNAYEKALELSRNLMINDGVGNYDYEVAQTLNNIANLHVELGEEELGLREHQEALDIFRGLTVRNPKVYIGDVAMSLNNLGQIYSNRDDFERSKKCYQEALDLYRELLKDNPELYKYRIVKALNNYAILSLKCKEYDGSYRKFEEALTLCRELTVDSINYKSLLADVLINFAALHGTRSEYKLALEKSQESLIIRRQLAIVDPKVNKIKVAEALINVANSNAGLGRLQIVIENYEEALSIFKEYEGLSPSLNYKVKMIERNLLDVRKAFDGTEIGRGKIDK; translated from the coding sequence ATGACAAAAGGAAAATTCATCTTGGTATTTGTTTTAATTGCCATTATACTCATCTCTTGCTTTATTTTATTTCTTTTATTGACGAATCGGATACATTATTTGACGAGTTTAAATTGGAAAGCATTATGGGCGAGTCTTAATAAGCTTCATAAATGGCTTATTCCTTCCACTTTCACTGCAATGGTATTATTCAGCCTTTTTACTACTTTTTTGTACAATAAAATATTTCCGTCAAAAGATAAGGAAATATTGAAAACTGTATCTCGGATGGAATTAAGTATGGAAGATTATCAGAAATCTAGTATTGATCCACGAGATATTCAACAATATATTAAAGAGCTTTTGACCGAATTTTCCATAAAAAATTGGAAAAATGAGCCTTATTTAAAAATTGATGAATGGTATAATAGCAAAAGAATTAATATCGTTGAAAGAGAACTGCTCAAAAATCAGATTAGTGTTTTGGATGAGCACTTTAAGATGTTAGATAATAAAGCTAATGAAAACAGCGATGTGGAAAAATATCTTGAATCGTTAAAGAAGAACATCGAAAACGGAGACGCTGAAAAAATCAAAGAAAATTACTTTGCTCAAAAGAAAAGATATAAAGAGAATACAATTCTTATACTCAAACAATCGATAAGTGCGGCAAGAGTACTCTTTGCGTATGATGAAGCGATTGAGTTGAATATTGAGTTATTAAATTTGGAGCCATCAGCCTATAATTATATGCACTTAGCATGGTTGTTGCGTAAGCTTGATTTCCTCGAGCGTTCAGCGAGCAATTATAAGAAGTCTTTGGATCTGTATGAAGACATGGCGAAAAAGGACTCATATAAATTTTTGCCATTGGTTGCCAATGTTTTAGGTAACTTAGCTAGCGTACAATCTGATCTGAATTTGTTTGATGAGGCTACAAAATGTTATAAAAGATCATTAAAGTTATATCGACAGATCATTGAAAGAGGGCAGGACGATTATGTTGGCTTTTTTTCTCAGACACTTAGTAATTACGCAGCTTATCAAATGAGACGCAATCAATACGAGGGGGTATTGGAGAACCTGAATGAGGCATTAATAATTCAAGAAAAGCTTGCAGAAAGAGGACCAGCGAAGGATAAAAAACCGATTGTGGAAACTCTCAACAAGTTAGCAATGTATTATGAGAGTATTAAGGATTATAGTCAAGCTGTCAATGCGTATGAAAAGGCGTTGGAATTAAGTCGTAATCTCATGATTAATGATGGCGTAGGAAATTATGATTATGAGGTGGCGCAAACGTTGAATAATATAGCGAATTTACATGTCGAACTAGGAGAGGAGGAGTTGGGTCTCCGGGAGCATCAAGAGGCTTTGGATATTTTTAGAGGACTAACGGTTAGAAACCCTAAGGTTTATATAGGAGATGTTGCAATGAGCTTAAACAATTTGGGGCAAATTTATTCGAATAGGGATGATTTTGAAAGATCAAAAAAGTGTTACCAAGAGGCACTGGATCTTTATCGAGAATTGTTAAAGGATAATCCAGAATTATATAAATATAGAATTGTTAAAGCTCTAAATAATTATGCAATTTTATCACTAAAGTGTAAAGAATATGATGGTTCGTATAGGAAATTTGAGGAGGCTTTGACTCTTTGCAGGGAACTTACAGTGGATTCAATCAATTATAAATCCTTACTAGCGGATGTATTGATTAATTTTGCAGCTCTACATGGTACTCGTTCTGAATATAAACTTGCTTTGGAGAAAAGTCAGGAATCTTTAATAATAAGAAGACAACTTGCCATCGTTGATCCGAAAGTAAATAAGATTAAGGTAGCAGAAGCATTGATTAATGTTGCTAATTCTAATGCTGGGTTGGGTAGGCTTCAGATTGTAATTGAGAACTATGAAGAAGCTCTTAGTATTTTTAAGGAATATGAAGGCTTAAGTCCTAGCCTTAATTATAAAGTAAAAATGATTGAGCGTAATTTGTTGGATGTTAGAAAAGCTTTTGATGGAACTGAGATTGGAAGAGGAAAAATTGACAAATAA
- a CDS encoding response regulator: MESNNLNEKPQSKLKILLAEDDQINQKLFSYMLKEVAEELVIASTGLEAINLYKEHTDTDLILMDLKMPEMDGYEAARTIREMNKEVRIFALSAFAPETQGDSIAKNGFNGYVAKPIRKAELLKAIEEHF, from the coding sequence ATGGAATCGAATAATTTGAATGAAAAACCACAATCAAAACTGAAAATTTTATTGGCTGAAGACGACCAGATCAATCAGAAACTATTTTCGTATATGCTGAAGGAAGTTGCAGAAGAACTGGTGATTGCATCCACTGGGCTTGAAGCCATTAACCTGTATAAAGAGCATACTGATACCGACCTGATTTTAATGGATTTAAAAATGCCTGAGATGGATGGTTACGAGGCTGCGCGCACCATTCGCGAAATGAATAAGGAGGTGCGTATTTTTGCCCTGTCGGCTTTTGCACCCGAAACCCAGGGCGACTCGATTGCCAAAAATGGTTTTAACGGTTATGTGGCCAAACCCATTCGTAAGGCCGAACTGTTAAAAGCCATCGAAGAGCACTTTTAA
- the istA gene encoding IS21 family transposase — MANKLDPMDLKQILSLHNDGESNRQIGGILGISRNTVNNYIKLAKASDYSIGELLAMDPHQLDELFTAHTTLITNRYDELMAWFNKVNQQRNHPGFTFMYHYQEYRSQVSNPYSYTQFMEHYHRKYDQVKGSMKLEHEAGKEMYIDFAGKKLHIINKETGELIPVEVFVAILPNSQYTYVTACLSQKREDLITCTAGALSFFGGVPKAVVSDNLKSAVTRASKYEAEINRTFKDFACHYGCVINPTRSYAPQDKALVENAVNLAYQRIYYPLRDMDFFSLDDLNREIRKLLKDYNNLLFQRKQASRRELFQSVERSYLKPLPDTPYQMKDYRRAKVQKIGYVYFSPEKSYYSVPYRYIGKSTLIHYTASTVEVYYNHQRIALHKRNYTIGSYNTIKEHLSSTHRARTDWNPDFFKRMAAKHGENVLTLVDQLVTTCDYPETAYKSAMGIVQLHKAYGSERLNNACKLALLAGTHSYRRIGNILKNKQDKLPFPEGNSNIPHIPAHSNLRGAAAYK; from the coding sequence ATGGCAAATAAACTTGATCCGATGGATTTAAAACAGATTTTATCGTTGCACAACGACGGGGAAAGCAACCGGCAGATTGGCGGGATTTTAGGTATCTCGCGCAATACTGTCAACAATTACATCAAACTGGCAAAAGCCAGCGATTACAGTATCGGGGAACTGCTGGCAATGGATCCCCATCAACTTGATGAACTCTTTACAGCTCACACCACACTTATCACCAACCGGTACGACGAACTGATGGCCTGGTTCAACAAAGTGAACCAACAACGCAACCACCCCGGTTTTACCTTTATGTATCACTATCAGGAATACCGCAGCCAGGTTTCCAACCCGTACAGCTACACCCAGTTTATGGAACATTACCACCGTAAATACGACCAGGTGAAAGGTTCGATGAAACTGGAACATGAGGCAGGAAAAGAGATGTACATCGATTTTGCAGGCAAGAAACTGCATATCATCAATAAGGAAACCGGGGAACTTATCCCGGTAGAAGTTTTTGTCGCTATCCTGCCCAATAGCCAGTACACCTATGTTACAGCCTGTTTAAGCCAAAAACGCGAAGACCTGATTACTTGCACTGCCGGTGCCCTTTCATTCTTTGGAGGAGTGCCCAAAGCTGTCGTTTCCGACAATTTAAAATCGGCAGTTACCCGGGCAAGTAAATACGAAGCAGAGATAAACCGTACGTTTAAAGATTTTGCCTGTCATTACGGTTGTGTTATCAACCCAACACGCAGCTATGCCCCGCAAGACAAAGCATTGGTCGAAAACGCCGTTAATCTTGCCTATCAGCGTATTTATTATCCGCTAAGGGATATGGATTTCTTTTCGCTTGACGACCTGAACCGCGAGATAAGAAAACTATTAAAAGACTACAACAACTTGCTGTTTCAACGAAAACAGGCCAGCCGCCGGGAACTGTTTCAATCGGTGGAACGCAGCTATCTAAAACCGCTGCCCGACACGCCTTATCAGATGAAAGATTACCGCAGGGCAAAGGTCCAGAAAATTGGCTATGTGTATTTTTCACCCGAAAAAAGTTATTACAGCGTTCCGTACCGGTATATCGGTAAGTCAACACTTATCCACTATACGGCATCCACTGTTGAAGTGTATTATAACCACCAGCGTATTGCCCTTCACAAACGTAACTATACCATAGGAAGTTATAACACCATCAAAGAGCATTTAAGCAGTACTCACCGGGCAAGGACCGATTGGAACCCGGATTTCTTTAAGCGTATGGCTGCCAAACATGGAGAAAATGTGTTGACACTCGTTGACCAGTTGGTGACCACTTGCGACTATCCTGAAACAGCTTACAAAAGTGCCATGGGCATTGTACAGCTTCACAAAGCTTATGGTTCAGAACGTTTAAATAATGCTTGTAAACTGGCCCTTCTTGCCGGAACTCATTCCTACAGGCGCATTGGCAACATCCTAAAAAACAAACAAGACAAACTTCCTTTCCCGGAAGGAAACAGCAATATCCCGCACATCCCTGCACACAGCAATTTGCGCGGGGCAGCGGCTTATAAATAA
- a CDS encoding D-2-hydroxyacid dehydrogenase encodes MKIVVLDGHTLNPGDLSWDAINALGELTVYDRTTPEQTIQRATDAEIIYTNKVIINREIIEQLPRLKFIGVLATGYNVVDTDAARKAGITVCNIPAYSTQSVAQLVFAHLLHFTNNVARHARSVQNGDWAASKDFAYWLTAQTELAGKTLGIIGFGQIGQAVARIALAFRMNVIFNNRSKKITNLDARQVNLDTLLKDSDYISINCPLTNENQGFINKETIAKMKPTAIVINTGRGPLINEQDLADALNNEKIAGAALDVLSAEPAGTDNPLPKAKNCNITPHIAWATLEARQRLMQIAADNLKAFIEGKPINVVG; translated from the coding sequence ATGAAGATAGTAGTTTTAGACGGGCACACACTTAACCCTGGCGACTTAAGCTGGGATGCCATAAATGCACTGGGCGAATTAACGGTTTACGACCGCACAACGCCGGAGCAAACCATACAACGCGCCACCGATGCCGAAATAATATATACCAACAAGGTGATTATTAACCGCGAAATTATTGAGCAGCTGCCTCGCTTAAAATTTATTGGCGTGCTGGCAACGGGTTACAATGTGGTTGATACCGATGCCGCCCGCAAAGCCGGAATTACAGTTTGCAACATACCCGCCTACAGCACTCAGTCGGTAGCACAACTTGTATTTGCACACCTGCTGCACTTTACCAACAATGTGGCCCGGCATGCCCGTTCGGTGCAAAATGGCGACTGGGCAGCCAGCAAAGACTTTGCCTACTGGCTGACCGCACAAACCGAGCTGGCCGGAAAAACACTGGGAATAATTGGTTTTGGGCAAATTGGACAAGCCGTTGCACGCATTGCGCTGGCATTTCGTATGAACGTAATTTTTAACAACCGCAGCAAAAAAATAACCAACCTGGATGCCCGCCAGGTAAACCTCGACACCTTGTTGAAAGACAGCGATTACATTAGTATAAACTGCCCGCTTACCAACGAAAACCAGGGTTTTATAAATAAAGAAACCATTGCCAAAATGAAACCCACAGCAATTGTGATAAACACCGGCCGCGGCCCATTGATTAACGAACAGGACTTGGCCGATGCGCTAAACAACGAAAAAATTGCAGGTGCGGCGCTCGATGTGCTTTCGGCTGAGCCTGCCGGGACCGACAATCCCCTGCCAAAAGCAAAAAACTGCAACATTACACCGCACATTGCCTGGGCAACTCTTGAGGCCCGCCAACGACTAATGCAAATTGCTGCCGATAACCTAAAAGCTTTTATAGAGGGGAAACCGATTAATGTGGTTGGCTAA
- a CDS encoding peptidylprolyl isomerase — protein sequence MLRNLTLLIIGCIVFVFAACDSEVEEGVWKSDLKKDVQLTTDFGTIVLRLSDETPIHRNNFIKLVNQGVYDSVSFHRVIENFLVQTGDVATKPAGQISSNDSAALYYRIDAEFRPDLLHRRGALNAARMGDDQNPNRASDGTQFTIIQGRTYTDSTLALVENRINKWLAYNKVINKAENKAQLDELAGLMDYMDAIYEKRVSTDSLTVATIEKDIAAIKTRFDSLTETELATMELYHFPEAHREIYKTEGGAAHLDQNYTVFGQVISGMDVVDSIAGVATNPADKPIDDVRILSAKMIGRK from the coding sequence ATGTTGAGAAACCTAACACTACTGATTATTGGCTGCATAGTATTTGTTTTTGCGGCATGCGACAGCGAAGTTGAAGAAGGAGTATGGAAAAGTGACCTGAAGAAAGATGTGCAGCTGACCACCGATTTCGGGACCATTGTTTTGCGTTTGTCGGACGAAACACCCATACACCGCAATAATTTTATAAAACTGGTGAACCAGGGCGTTTACGACAGCGTATCGTTTCATCGTGTAATCGAAAACTTTCTGGTACAAACCGGCGATGTGGCTACCAAACCTGCCGGGCAAATCAGTAGTAACGACAGTGCTGCGTTGTATTACCGTATCGATGCCGAATTCAGACCCGATTTACTGCACCGAAGAGGGGCTTTAAATGCTGCGCGAATGGGAGACGACCAAAACCCGAATCGTGCATCGGATGGAACACAGTTTACCATTATACAGGGGCGTACCTACACCGACAGCACGCTGGCATTGGTTGAAAATCGCATAAACAAGTGGCTGGCCTACAATAAAGTGATTAACAAAGCGGAGAACAAAGCGCAACTGGACGAGCTTGCCGGGCTGATGGATTATATGGATGCCATTTACGAAAAACGCGTTTCTACTGATAGTTTAACGGTAGCCACAATTGAAAAGGATATAGCAGCAATAAAAACGCGGTTCGACTCGCTTACCGAAACAGAGCTTGCCACAATGGAGCTGTACCATTTTCCGGAGGCACACCGCGAGATTTATAAAACAGAGGGCGGCGCTGCTCACCTCGATCAGAACTACACCGTTTTTGGGCAGGTAATAAGCGGCATGGATGTGGTTGACAGCATTGCAGGCGTTGCCACCAACCCGGCAGACAAACCCATTGATGATGTGCGTATTTTATCGGCAAAAATGATTGGGCGGAAGTAA